A portion of the Oncorhynchus masou masou isolate Uvic2021 chromosome 11, UVic_Omas_1.1, whole genome shotgun sequence genome contains these proteins:
- the LOC135548348 gene encoding calcium release-activated calcium channel protein 1-like produces the protein MSLNEHSLQALSWRKLYLSRAKLKASSRTSALLSGFAMVAMVEVQLDTTYPYPPGLLIAFSACTTVLVAVHLFALMVSTCILPNIEAVSNVHNLNSVKESPHERMHHHIELAWAFSTVIGTLLFLAEVVLLCWVKFLPIRPKNHNPNNGTISAGVAAAITSTSIMVPFGLIFIVFAVHFYRSLVSHKTDRQFQELEELSNLTRLQNELDGRGESLMQSPSSQFP, from the exons ATGAGTCTGAACGAGCATTCATTGCAAGCACTGTCTTGGAGGAAGCTTTACTTGAGTCGAGCAAAACTGAAGGCTTCCAGTCGAACGTCTGCTCTACTATCTGGGTTCGCTATG GTAGCAATGGTGGAGGTTCAGTTGGACACAACCTATCCTTACCCACCTGGTCTCCTCATTGCATTCAGTGCCTGCACCACTGTGTTGGTGGCCGTTCACCTTTTTGCCCTGATGGTTAGTACCTGCATCCTGCCTAACATTGAGGCAGTCAGCAACGTTCACAACCTCAACTCAGTGAAGGAGTCTCCACATGAGAGAATGCACCACCACATCGAGCTGGCCTGGGCCTTCTCTACAGTCATTGGCACCCTGCTCTTCCTGGCTGAGGTTGTACTCCTCTGCTGGGTCAAATTTCTACCCATTAGGCCTAAAAACCACAACCCCAACAATGGGACCATATCTGCAGGTGTGGCTGCTGCAATCACCTCCACCTCTATCATGGTGCCTTTTGGCCTGATATTTATAGTATTTGCTGTACATTTCTACCGTTCCCTTGTCAGCCACAAGACAGATAGGCAGTTCCAGGAGCTGGAGGAGCTATCCAACCTGACCAGGCTGCAGAATGAGCTGGACGGCAGAGGGGAGTCCCTCATGCAATCCCCCAGCTCTCAATTCCCTTAA